A single genomic interval of Pieris rapae chromosome 23, ilPieRapa1.1, whole genome shotgun sequence harbors:
- the LOC123690242 gene encoding histone H4, which translates to MTGRGKGGKGLGKGGAKRHRKVLRDNIQGITKPAIRRLARRGGVKRISGLIYEETRGVLKVFLENVIRDAVTYTEHAKRKTVTAMDVVYALKRQGRTLYGFGG; encoded by the coding sequence CCGCGGTAAGGGAGGAAAGGGATTGGGAAAAGGTGGCGCGAAGCGTCACAGGAAGGTGCTCCGTGATAACATCCAGGGTATCACCAAGCCGGCGATTCGGCGTCTGGCGCGCAGGGGTGGAGTGAAACGTATCTCCGGTCTGATATACGAGGAGACTCGCGGTGTTCTCAAGGTTTTCCTCGAGAACGTCATCCGCGACGCGGTAACCTACACGGAGCACGCCAAGAGGAAGACCGTCACCGCCATGGACGTCGTGTACGCTCTGAAGCGCCAGGGCCGCACCCTCTACGGTTTCGGCGGTTAA